From Dioscorea cayenensis subsp. rotundata cultivar TDr96_F1 chromosome 13, TDr96_F1_v2_PseudoChromosome.rev07_lg8_w22 25.fasta, whole genome shotgun sequence, the proteins below share one genomic window:
- the LOC120274689 gene encoding LOW QUALITY PROTEIN: DExH-box ATP-dependent RNA helicase DExH3-like (The sequence of the model RefSeq protein was modified relative to this genomic sequence to represent the inferred CDS: deleted 2 bases in 1 codon), whose amino-acid sequence MMPPRLGLGLGFGLGLLLRKGRPVRRTKDYCFNFLPFLHRRSVSLGGWRAFSSYSVEQFSDDEYECEFEDQKPSSSVANIDEWRWKLSLLLRNTEEQEIISRDKRDRRDYEQISNLAKRMGLYSELYGKVVVASKVPLPNYRPDLDDKRPQREVVIPLSLQRRVEGLLEEYLDRFQLTFGKSRGDMGADSSIQNVEDVGPDENQEFFVDDLVMEKILQRKSSRMRNLQRSWQESPEGIKMLNFRKSLPAYKEKEKLLSAIARNQVVVISGETGCGKTTQLPQYVLESEIESGRGAFCNIICTQPRRISAMAVSERVSAERGENLGESVGYKVRLEGMKGKNTHLLFCTSGILLRRLLGDRNLNGITHVFVDEIHERGMNEDFLLIVLKDLLPRRRDLRLILMSATLNAELFSNYFGGAPTIHIPGFTYPVRAHFLEDVLEKTGYKLTSFNQIDDYGQEKMWKTQRQLIPRKRKNQITALVEDALKMSSFKSYSSRARDSLASWSPDCIGFNLIEAVLCHICRKEQPGAVLVFMTGWDDINCLRDQLKAHPLLGDPNRVLLLTCHGSMATSEQKLIFEKPPPNVRKIVLATNMAEASITINDIVFVVDCGKAKETTYDALNNTPCLLPSWISKASARQRRGRAGRVQPGECYHLYPKCVYDAFAEYQLPELLRTPLNSLCLQIKSLQLGTIGEFLSAALQPPEPRAVHNAVELLKMIRALDDKENLTNLGRFLSVLPVDPKLGKMLVMGAIFHCLDPILTVVSGLSVRDPFLLPQDKKDLAGTAKSRFSAKDYSDHMALVRAFEGWKDAEREGSAYEYCWRNFLSAQTLQAINSLRKQFHFILKDAGLLNADMAINNSLSCNQSLVRAIICSGLFPGITSVVHREKSMSFKTMDDGQVLLYANSVNARYQTIPYPWLVFGEKVKVNTVFIRDSTGVSDSILILFGGSLCKGEMAGHLKMLDGYLDFFMDPGLAECFWNLRIELDRLLQRKLEEPSFDIHKEGKYLMLAMQELVAGDLCEGRFVFGRETKRGRTSSTNENDNKHKFLKDGMNPKSLLQTLLMRAGHTPPKYKTKHLKTNEFRAIVEFKGMQFVGKPKKNKQLAERDAAIEALAWLTHTSDNSHQNEDDDSPLDITDNMLKLLNKRRSRRRT is encoded by the exons ATGATGCCTCCccgattagggttagggttagggtttgggctAGGGCTTCTTCTGAGGAAAGGGAGACCTGTGAGGAGGACAAAGGATTACTGCTTTAATTTTCTTCCCTTTCTTCATCGTCGCTCGGTCTCTCTTGGAGGCTGGCGAGCCTTTTCCAGCTATTCCGTTGAGCAGTTCTCCGATGATGAGTACGAGTGCGAGTTCGAGGATCAGAAG CCATCCTCATCAGTGGCCAACATAGATGAGTGGAGGTGGAAACTTAGTTTGCTTTTACGGAATACTGAAGAACAAGAGATAATTTCTAGAGATAAAAGGGATCGCCGTGATTATGAGCAAATCTCTAACCTAGCAAAAAGGATGGGCCTTTACAG TGAGCTTTATGGGAAGGTAGTAGTTGCCAGCAAAGTACCTTTGCCAAATTACAGGCCTGATCTTGATGACAAGAGGCCACAGAGAGAG GTTGTTATCCCACTCAGTTTGCAAAGGAGGGTTGAGGGTCTACTGGAAGAATACCTTGATAGATTCCAATTGACATTTGGCAAGAGCAGAGGTGATATGGGAGCTGATTCTTCAATCCAGAATGTTGAAGATGTGGGTCCTGATGAAAACCAGGAATTCTTTGTTGATGATTTAGTCATGGAAAAGATTCTTCAGAGAAAGAGTTCTCGAATGCGTAACTTGCAGAGAAGCTGGCAG GAATCTCCTGAGGGCATCAAGATGCTAAATTTTAGGAAATCTCTTCCTGCATACAAGGAAAAGGAGAAACTGTTGTCAGCGATTGCACGGAATCAG GTCGTAGTAATTTCTGGAGAGACTGGTTGTGGTAAAACTACTCAACTTCCACAATATGTCTTAGAATCTGAAATAGAGTCTGGTCGTGGGGCTTTCTGTAATATTATATGTACGCAGCCAAGAAGAATATCTGCTATGGCTGTGTCTGAAAGAGTATCTGCAGAAAGAGGAGAGAATTTGGGTGAATCT GTTGGTTATAAAGTTCGATTGGAGGgaatgaaaggaaaaaatacACACCTTCTTTTCTGTACCAGTGGTATTTTGCTAAGAAGGTTGTTGGGGGATCGCAATTTGAATGGTATAACACATGTTTTTGTTGATGAGATCCATGAAAGAGGCATGAATGAAG ACTTTTTGTTAATTGTGTTGAAAGATCTCCTTCCACGCCGTCGTGACTTGAGGTTGATATTAATGAGTGCCACCTTGAATGCGGAacttttttcaaattattttggtGGGGCTCCCACAATACATATTCCT GGATTTACTTACCCTGTAAGGGCACATTTTCTTGAAGATGTTTTGGAGAAAACTGGATATAAGTTGACATCGTTCAACCAAATTGATGATTATGGCCAAGAAAAGATGTGGAAAACACAGAGGCAATTAATACCACGGAAGAGAAAGAATCAAATAACTGCATTGGTTGAG GATGCTCTTAAAATGTCTAGTTTT AAAAGCTACAGTTCCAGAGCACGTGATTCTTTGGCTTCTTGGTCACCTGACTGCATAGGATTTAATCTTATTGAAGCTGTTTTATGTCACATATGTAGGAAGGAACAACCGGGTGCTGTGCTAGTTTTTATGACTGGCTGGGATGACATAAATTGCTTGAGGGATCAGCTTAAGGCACATCCTCTCTTAGGAGATCCTAATAGGGTTTTGTTGCTCACATGTCATGGCTCTATGGCTACGTCAGAGCAG aaattaatttttgagaagCCACCACCTAATGTACGGAAAATAGTCCTTGCTACAAACATGGCTGAGGCAAGCATCACAATCAATGATATCGTTTTTGTGGTTGATTGCGGAAAAGCTAAGGAGACCACGTATGATGCTCTGAATAATACACCTTGCCTGCTTCCATCTTGGATTTCAAAAGCGTCTGCACGGCAA AGAAGAGGCAGGGCTGGTCGTGTCCAACCTGGAGAGTGTTATCATCTCTACCCGAAATGTGTATATGATGCATTTGCAGAATACCAGCTTCCTGAGCTTCTGAGAACTCCTTTGAACTCTTTATGTTTGCAAATAAAAAGCTTGCAACTTGGCACCATTGGAGAGTTTTTGTCGGCTGCATTACAACCTCCAGAACCACGTGCT GTCCATAATGCAGTTGAGCTCCTAAAGATGATCAGGGCATTAGATGATAAGGAAAACCTTACTAATCTTG GGCGCTTCCTTTCTGTGCTTCCAGTTGATCCAAAGCTGGGGAAGATGCTTGTCATGGGTGCTATCTTTCATTGTCTTGATCCAATTCTTACAGTTGTGTCTGGCTTAAGTGTTCGAGATCCTTTTCTCTTACCCCAAGATAAGAAGGAT ttAGCAGGAACAGCAAAATCAAGATTTTCTGCGAAAGACTATAGTGATCATATGGCTCTTGTTCGTGCGTTTGAGGGCTGGAAAGATGCAGAGAGAGAAGGCTCTGCTTATGAGTACTGCTGGAGAAATTTCCTTTCAGCGCAAACTCTTCAGGCCATTAATTCTCTCAGGAAGCAATTTCACTTTATCTTGAAAGATGCTGGCTTATTAAATGCTGACATGGCCATTAATAATAGTTTGAGCTGCAATCAGTCATTGGTCCGTGCAATTATCTGTTCTGGTCTCTTTCCTGGGATAACATCTGTTGTG CACAGGGAGAAATCAATGTCGTTCAAGACAATGGATGATGGCCAAGTGCTACTATATGCA AACTCTGTGAATGCACGGTACCAGACTATTCCATACCCATGGCTTGTCTTTGGTGAGAAAGTTAAGGTCAATACAGTCTTTATTCGTGATTCAACTGGTGTGTCTGATTCCATATTGATCCTTTTCGGTGGGTCACTTTGTAAAGGAGAGATG GCTGGACACTTGAAGATGTTGGATGGCTATCTTGACTTTTTCATGGATCCTGGTTTAGCAGAATGCTTTTGGAACTTGAGGATAGAGCTCGATAGACTTCTCCAGAGGAAG CTTGAAGAACCCAGCTTCGATATCCACAAAGAAGGGAAATACCTGATGCTGGCCATGCAAGAGCTAGTTGCCGGAGACCTATGTGAAGGGAGGTTTGTATTTGGCCGGGAAACAAAACGTGGCAGGACTAGCAGCACCAATGAGAATGACAACAAGCACAAGTTCCTGAAGGATGGGATGAACCCCAAGAGCCTGCTGCAGACTCTGCTGATGAGGGCCGGACACACCCCTCCGAAGTACAAGACAAAGCACCTGAAGACCAATGAGTTCAGGGCAATAGTTGAATTTAAAGGGATGCAGTTTGTGGGGAAGCcgaagaaaaacaaacaacttGCAGAGAGGGATGCTGCCATTGAGGCATTAGCATGGTTAACACACACATCTGATAACAGCCACCAGAATGAGGATGATGATTCCCCTCTTGACATCACTGATAACATGTTGAAACTTCTTAACAAGAGGAGGTCAAGGAGGCGCACatga
- the LOC120274782 gene encoding FH protein interacting protein FIP2 isoform X1, which produces MGSSAPWSSSKVLLDIGGKRYSTTVDTLTQREPHSMLAAMFSGRHTVSEDPETGVVFVDRDGKHFRHILNWLRDGIIPILIEAEYQELLREAEYYQLLGFVEHINMQLNRKKEEDGSGPELTRKDVIKCIQSERVRFRGVNLSGLNLSKLDLSFVDFSYACIQKTCFRGANLQKAKFGNVEGHGSDFQDAYLRECEFIGADLSGAILDRANLQSANLQDACLIGGSLCEADLRTAHLQNAKLSDTNLEGANLEGANLKGAKLGGANLNRANLQRAYLRDVDLRDTQREGVRLNGANLLGAIR; this is translated from the exons ATGGGCTCTAGTGCTCCATGGTCGTCTTCGAAGGTCCTCCTCGATATAG gCGGAAAGAGATACTCAACAACAGTTGACACACTTACTCAGCGTGAACCCCACTCAATGCTTGCGGCAATGTTCAGTGGCCGGCACACAGTGTCTGAAGACCCTGAAACA GGGGTTGTATTTGTTGATAGGGATGGCAAACATTTCCGGCACATTTTGAATTGGTTGAGAGACGGAATTATTCCAATTCTCATAGAAGCAGAATATCAGGAGCTGTTGCGAGAAGCGGAATACTATCAATTACTT GGTTTTGTTGAGCATATAAACATGCAATTGAATAGGAAAAAAGAGGAAGATGGTTCTGGGCCTGAATTGACGCGCAAAGATGTTATCAAGTGCATACAATCTGAGAGAGTCAGATTTCGCGGGGTGAACCTTTCTGGTCTTAATTTGTCTAAACTT GATCTTTCATTTGTCGACTTCAGTTATGCGTGTATCCAGAAAACCTGCTTTAGAGGGGCTAATCTCCAGAAAGCCAAGTTTGGG AATGTTGAAGGACATGGATCTGATTTTCAAGATGCGTATTTGCGTGA ATGTGAATTTATCGGTGCAGATCTCTCTGGAGCTATACTTGATCGAGCTAATCTTCAAAGTGCAAATCTGCAAG ATGCATGCTTGATTGGTGGTAGCTTATGTGAGGCAGATCTACGGACAGCTCATTtgcag AATGCGAAGCTTTCTGATACTAATCTAGAAGGTGCTAACTTGGAAGGAGCCAATCTTAAG GGTGCGAAGCTAGGTGGTGCAAATTTGAACAGGGCAAATCTTCAGCGGGCTTATTTGAGAGATGTTGATCTCCGAGATACG CAAAGGGAGGGCGTGAGGCTTAATGGTGCAAATCTCCTCGGAGCTATAAGGTGA
- the LOC120274782 gene encoding FH protein interacting protein FIP2 isoform X2 produces MGSSAPWSSSKVLLDIGGKRYSTTVDTLTQREPHSMLAAMFSGRHTVSEDPETGVVFVDRDGKHFRHILNWLRDGIIPILIEAEYQELLREAEYYQLLGFVEHINMQLNRKKEEDGSGPELTRKDVIKCIQSERVRFRGVNLSGLNLSKLDLSFVDFSYACIQKTCFRGANLQKAKFGNVEGHGSDFQDAYLHLSGAILDRANLQSANLQDACLIGGSLCEADLRTAHLQNAKLSDTNLEGANLEGANLKGAKLGGANLNRANLQRAYLRDVDLRDTQREGVRLNGANLLGAIR; encoded by the exons ATGGGCTCTAGTGCTCCATGGTCGTCTTCGAAGGTCCTCCTCGATATAG gCGGAAAGAGATACTCAACAACAGTTGACACACTTACTCAGCGTGAACCCCACTCAATGCTTGCGGCAATGTTCAGTGGCCGGCACACAGTGTCTGAAGACCCTGAAACA GGGGTTGTATTTGTTGATAGGGATGGCAAACATTTCCGGCACATTTTGAATTGGTTGAGAGACGGAATTATTCCAATTCTCATAGAAGCAGAATATCAGGAGCTGTTGCGAGAAGCGGAATACTATCAATTACTT GGTTTTGTTGAGCATATAAACATGCAATTGAATAGGAAAAAAGAGGAAGATGGTTCTGGGCCTGAATTGACGCGCAAAGATGTTATCAAGTGCATACAATCTGAGAGAGTCAGATTTCGCGGGGTGAACCTTTCTGGTCTTAATTTGTCTAAACTT GATCTTTCATTTGTCGACTTCAGTTATGCGTGTATCCAGAAAACCTGCTTTAGAGGGGCTAATCTCCAGAAAGCCAAGTTTGGG AATGTTGAAGGACATGGATCTGATTTTCAAGATGCGTATTTGC ATCTCTCTGGAGCTATACTTGATCGAGCTAATCTTCAAAGTGCAAATCTGCAAG ATGCATGCTTGATTGGTGGTAGCTTATGTGAGGCAGATCTACGGACAGCTCATTtgcag AATGCGAAGCTTTCTGATACTAATCTAGAAGGTGCTAACTTGGAAGGAGCCAATCTTAAG GGTGCGAAGCTAGGTGGTGCAAATTTGAACAGGGCAAATCTTCAGCGGGCTTATTTGAGAGATGTTGATCTCCGAGATACG CAAAGGGAGGGCGTGAGGCTTAATGGTGCAAATCTCCTCGGAGCTATAAGGTGA